The following proteins come from a genomic window of Chitinispirillum alkaliphilum:
- a CDS encoding circadian clock protein KaiB: MENDTEKKHSTKRDGKKSFAKEESSEEKPKKQWWLKLYVAGQTPRSLAAFKNLKKLCDEYLEGEYDIEVIDLLKNPQLAQGDQIVAIPTLVRNLPAPMKKIIGDLSNYDRVLVGLDIKERDK; the protein is encoded by the coding sequence ATGGAAAATGATACCGAAAAAAAACACAGCACAAAACGTGACGGGAAAAAGAGTTTTGCCAAAGAGGAATCTTCGGAGGAAAAACCCAAAAAGCAGTGGTGGCTAAAACTATACGTCGCCGGACAGACCCCCAGGTCACTGGCGGCTTTCAAGAATCTAAAAAAACTGTGTGATGAGTATCTTGAGGGTGAGTATGATATTGAAGTAATAGACCTGTTGAAAAACCCCCAACTTGCACAGGGAGATCAGATTGTGGCAATTCCCACTCTGGTCAGAAATCTTCCTGCACCGATGAAAAAAATAATCGGTGATTTATCCAATTATGACAGGGTGCTTGTTGGCCTGGACATAAAAGAACGGGACAAATGA
- a CDS encoding circadian clock protein KaiB, whose product MMASKKEQKRKPSTTEEFEEAIKNEDKRRFTLRLFVTGITPKSIEAINQVRSLCEEHLKGRYELEVIDLYKQPKEARTDQIFAAPTLVKLLPLPVRKIVGDMTKEEKLLAGLDIEIKPEQ is encoded by the coding sequence ATGATGGCGTCAAAAAAAGAACAGAAGAGAAAACCCAGCACAACCGAAGAATTTGAAGAAGCTATCAAAAACGAAGATAAGCGCAGATTTACCCTGCGGCTGTTTGTTACAGGTATCACTCCCAAATCTATTGAAGCAATCAATCAGGTGCGCAGCCTTTGTGAGGAGCATCTTAAGGGACGATATGAGCTTGAAGTGATCGATCTGTATAAACAGCCCAAAGAGGCCCGGACAGATCAAATCTTTGCAGCTCCCACGCTGGTGAAGCTTTTGCCACTTCCGGTCAGAAAAATCGTTGGTGATATGACCAAAGAGGAAAAACTCCTCGCAGGGTTGGACATAGAGATTAAGCCAGAACAGTAG
- a CDS encoding sensory box histidine kinase: protein METSKKKTQKSSQIKELQRKLSEAESNLEAISSGKADAIVVHTDSKISVFTIQGAETAYRIMVETMNEGAITLDSNGLILYVNPKFCTMLDTPCSSLVGKRIQTFIQEKQRERFELFLKKTAAGSNVHNDFELIKPNLSTLPVYFSSAPLEITGRNDICIVASDLTERLNAKKTLIELNNTLEAKVAERTAELQIQKKELENSQTQLKNLAQSLEQKVEYRTSQVRDLAKALTLAEQKQRQNLSNILHEELQQMLFSSKTRFELLKETVEQGSPEELKEDIEELELLILKALQTTRRLAIEFNPPVLSNEGLDASLKWLAHHIEQQYGLKVGVSISEGFRIIREDERILVVQLVRELLHNTIKYAKTDKAHLTVTRDKKHIFIEVYDKGVGFDVEREKRNRKEKKQMGLFSIEERLRLFGGKIKIESKPGKGTRIIMSLPYDPKINQLTLE, encoded by the coding sequence ATGGAAACGTCTAAAAAGAAAACTCAGAAATCTTCGCAGATCAAAGAGCTTCAGAGAAAACTCTCCGAAGCGGAATCAAACCTTGAAGCAATCAGCAGTGGCAAGGCCGATGCTATTGTTGTACATACAGACAGTAAAATTTCTGTCTTTACAATACAGGGAGCTGAAACAGCCTACAGGATCATGGTGGAAACCATGAATGAAGGAGCTATCACTCTCGACTCAAACGGCCTCATATTATACGTTAATCCAAAATTCTGCACCATGCTCGACACCCCATGCTCTTCCCTGGTAGGAAAACGGATCCAAACATTCATTCAGGAAAAACAGAGGGAACGTTTCGAGCTGTTCCTAAAGAAAACCGCTGCAGGCAGCAATGTCCATAACGATTTCGAACTTATCAAACCAAACCTTTCGACCCTACCAGTTTATTTCTCCAGTGCACCCCTTGAGATAACCGGACGCAATGACATCTGCATTGTAGCAAGTGACCTGACCGAGAGGCTGAATGCAAAAAAGACGCTCATAGAACTGAACAACACTTTGGAAGCCAAAGTTGCAGAAAGAACTGCAGAACTGCAAATTCAGAAAAAAGAACTGGAAAACAGCCAAACACAACTAAAAAACCTGGCTCAGTCACTCGAACAGAAAGTAGAGTATCGTACCTCACAGGTCCGCGATCTTGCTAAAGCTCTGACACTGGCAGAACAGAAACAACGCCAAAACCTCTCTAACATTCTACACGAAGAACTGCAGCAAATGCTTTTCTCTTCCAAAACACGTTTTGAACTACTGAAAGAAACAGTTGAGCAGGGTTCTCCAGAGGAACTGAAAGAGGATATAGAGGAACTTGAGTTGCTGATTCTCAAAGCCCTGCAAACCACAAGAAGGCTGGCAATTGAGTTTAATCCCCCGGTTCTCTCCAATGAAGGGCTTGATGCTTCACTTAAATGGCTGGCTCACCATATCGAGCAGCAATACGGGTTGAAGGTAGGTGTGTCTATATCTGAAGGTTTCAGGATTATAAGGGAGGATGAGAGGATTTTAGTTGTCCAGCTTGTACGGGAATTGCTCCACAACACTATTAAATATGCAAAAACTGACAAGGCTCACCTGACAGTAACCAGGGATAAAAAACACATCTTTATCGAAGTGTATGATAAAGGAGTGGGGTTTGATGTAGAGAGAGAAAAAAGAAACAGAAAAGAGAAAAAACAGATGGGTCTGTTCAGTATCGAGGAACGACTAAGATTATTTGGCGGGAAAATCAAGATTGAATC